The following DNA comes from Brassica oleracea var. oleracea cultivar TO1000 chromosome C5, BOL, whole genome shotgun sequence.
ACTTTATTTAGTAACCACTTATTTAATTAAAATAGCATCTTTAACACTTATTTTTCATAAAAATATTATATTCTAATATTAAACATTTATTGCACGATATTTTCTTGTTTCAGATTTGAATGGTTATTTCTCAGTGTACACATTTGAACACTAAAGGTGGCCGGTTTGAATTATTTCTTTAAAGTATTCAAATTTGTTTAGAGTAATTATTTTATTTTTCTGCAGAATATAAGGGTGAACGGTCTAACACGCAGTACTCGAAAACAACTGCGACAAAAAGTAATAAAGTAGTTTGCAGAGTCTTAGTTGAATATGTATTACATCTTGATTTAGAAAAAAACTATTTTCTTTCATTTGTATTCCCTTAATAATCCCATAATTTAACATACAAGTTCTTCGGTAGTCTAAAATATTTTTTTATAAAATTTATTTTCCATCAAAATTTATATATTTATAATCTTCGACACTGTAATTTTTGTCTTGTAGATTTACATCAATCTCGTATAACTCACTGTTTAGTACATTTTATTTATATGTTACTAACAATGTTGAACATTAAATTTGAAGGATTGCATAGTATTTTTGGTACATTTTATTTCTAATCGATATGTAATAATTTAAAAATATTTTGAGTTATGTATTTTCATTTTAAGTATATCATTTATACTTTTTTTTTACAATATTTACTTTTATATATTATCATTTTACTTACCATTTTATATAGTAATTTAAATATTTCTATTTTAATTTTAATATAAACGGCTTCCCCCGTAAATCGCGGGGGTCCAAATCCTAGTAATTATAAAAACAAAGAAATCTGATAGAGTGAATTAAAAAAAAAACATGGAAATATAATGAAAACATGGTTTCCTAAGTAACAAAAATATAAAAATGGGTAATTATTAAAGAATTAGAGTAACTAGGTGGTTGCCCGCGATTTCGCGGATATAAATATTTTATGAAAATTTTATATTATGTTTATAATTTTATAATTTTGAAAAATAATCATAACTATTAAAAATAACCTTTTTATTTTAAATAGTTTGAAAACCAAAAGTTTTGGTATTGTATAATCTATAATTTATTGTATCCACTATTAATATAAATATGTTAAAATCGTTTATATAATTATTTCTATCATAACATATGTATTTATTTAAATTTCTATAATGTAATCTATGATATTTAATTATTTCTATAAACAAATTATGCTAATTCTTCTATTTTAAAAAGTTTAATTGTTTGTATGGTACTATAGATTAGATTAAGTAGTTTTAGGATTAGTTTTATTATTAAAATTTTAATTAAATAAATGAAAATTCAAATACTAACAACCAATCAAATTAAGAGCATTAATTTTAAACTTCACCTATGGATGATACCTAAGCAAAAGTCATTTAAGTGACTTTTCAATTAATATATAGTAGGATTAGATTGGTTGGTGGTTATAGTTTTGTATGCATTATTAAAATATTTTCAAAAATGTAAAGTTGATAAAATTTTATCTTTTTTTTATCATTGCATAAAAATTAAGTAATTTAATCACTTTATCTAAAAATATTTATCATATTTTATAGTAAAAACTTTACTAATAACTGTTTTGAAATAAAAATAAAAATTATTATATAATTATTATTTTATTTATTAGATTATTTTTATATATATTTTTTCTCTAGTAATTAGTATTATTATTTTTATCGAATAAATTTATATGATTGGTTTCGGGCAACCCAAAACGTTCTCACGGCTTTATTCCTGTTGAAAACCAAGATACATGGGTTTGAAGAAGTCATACCGGGACTAAACTTTGGTGCTCGGAACACTTTGGATGAAGCTGCAGTACTTGTAAAAGGGAATTCTTAAGCCACAGGACTTGAGATTCTTTGTTGGTTATGCCGGTTGGCAGCTACATCAGCTCAGAGAAAAGATCGAATCAGATTACTGGCATGTTGCCGCTTGCAGCTCCGATTTAATATGCGGAGCTTCACCAGAAAACTTGTGGCAAGAGATTTGCAGTGAATGGGCGGTCAATACTCAGAGCTCAGCCGGATACCCAAGCTGGATATGTACTAGTTTTGAAATTGATGCCTAGTTTCTAAGAGAACTAAGGCTTTTTATATATATATATTCTCTATTAAGCCAAATGTATAACTTCTATCTATAAATTGACTTACTAAAGGAGTAGTTCTTAATATGCACATCTGTTTGCTTCCCTAACCAAAAGAAATAGCTGAGAGCATGAAACATAGGTTTGCCATAATAGAACTTGGGAGGCAATCTGTGACTCAAAGTTATGAAATCATCTAGTTCGTGTATCATCAGTTTCTATCTTGTTTCATTGCTTAAGCACATGCTTTGACAGATTTCTCAAGGCGGGACTTGCGTACAGCTTCTTGGATTCGTCTCTCGTGATCTTTCATCATGTCTTCAATGTTGCCACCAGGAGGCATCAACGGACCCGAACAGTGCATTCTGTTCTTCTTTCGCATATATCTCTGAAACAATATATCAAGAAAACATTTATTTAACAGGAAGGAAGGAAGAAGAGTTAAAGAGTCAGTTATTACCGTTGTGGGTTCTCGTGATGGTACACTTTCCTTTTGCGAAGAGCTAGATGAGTAGCCCCCTGTTATAACAGGCACATTGTTGTTGGAACGATTAGCTCTCACCTCTCCTACACTGCTCCTAGAGCTTTTATTCTTATTCAATGTTGCGGTTAAGCTTGGATGGATCACTGAACTTGAAGCAGAAAAGAGCTTTCCTCTTCCATTCTCTTTTTTGAACCCATATGGGGTGTTGATTGAGACATTAGAGTGCCCTGAAGCCATGAACTCCGGTGTTACCTTGGAGTCTCTTCCACCTCTTCTCGCAGATTCGTGTCCACGCCACTTCACAGCTTCTGCTTTCTTCCTGAAATTTTGCAAAAATGAAAAGTTTGTTTAGGATCTCTCTGATCATGCATCATTCACGGACCTCTCATTGCATACTCTCTCACCTTTTTGCTTCTTCGTTGCGCTTCTTTGCATCAAGTTCCTTGCTTGGAGGATACTTGGGCAAACTTGAGATGTGACAAGGGAGGGGCTCGGTTGTAAAGAACTAGAGAGATGAATAAGATAATCATTACCTCACTCAAAAATGTTAAACAAACAAGAAGAGGGCACATTACCTCACTCAATAGAGTAGAAGAAGCTGAGCATCTTTTCTCTGGTTCTACAGATAGAAGCCTATCAAGTAGAGCTAGAGAAGAAGATGGTAAGTTCTTGAACGTTTCTAGTAGGACACGCTTATAAGGATGTTGCGGTCTGTAACTTGTCGCCTGTGGGAACTTTGTTGTTTCCCAAAAGTCTTCGGATGGTGAACCGCACAGCTTAAAGATCTTATGCATTTGCTCCACCTGCAAGATACAAATCAGTTTAAAACCAAGGCTAAAAAAGAAGTATGGACTCATCATACACATATAATCTGAATCTTATAACTCACCTCAGTTCTTCCTGGCATGATTGGTTTACCTACAAAGAGTTCTGCTAGAATGCAACCAACGCTCCAGAGATCAATGCCTGGTCCATAGTCTGTAGATCCCAGTAGAAGCTCAGGTGCTCTATACCACAAGGTGACTACACGGCTAGTTAGCGGCTGTTCATGATCCGGATTATAAAAACTGGCTAGACCAAAATCTCCAATCTTGAGAACACCATCATTGTTCACCAAAAGGTTCGAACCCTTGATGTCACGGTGAAGAATTCCGCGGCTATGACAATGCTCAAGTCCACAAAGAAGTTGTTTCATAAAACATTTGATCTATTCACAGAGAATAGTGAAATTTGATTTGTTAGTCTTAGAGAACACAACATGGGTGAGTAGTTGACGGAAGCTTTTATTAAAGTACCTGTGGCTCGGTGAATTTGACACCAGGCCTAAGGGCGAGACCTGAAAGATCATGCTCCATGTAATCAAAAACAAGATGCAAGCTACCTGATAGCTTTGAAGTGACAAGACACTTAAGCTTCATAACATTTGGATGATCTAGTTTGCGCAAAATGTTGATTTCTCTAGCCATAAACCTCACACTTTCCGGATCCATGTTAGCAAACCGCACCTTCTTCATCGCCACTATTTGGCCCGTCTCAAGATCCCGAGCCTTATACACAATACTATAAGTCCCTTGTCCTATCTGTAAAAATAAAAACACAATATCATTACAAACCAATACACTGTATGATTCAGACAAATGAAAAGTTGAAAGAGACTACTAACTTTGTCAAGCTTCTCAAACGAATCTGCGCGGCGAGGAACCCAACCTTTTATGGCTTCCCCTGCAACAGAGGTTAACCAATAAGGCCATCCAGCAGCAATAAGCTCTGCTTCTGCGCTACGAGGTACTTTCGAAATAATCAATCCTCCTCCTTTGCCATTGTCTGAAACTCTTCTTCCTCGATGAGACCTCGAAGGTCTCTCTATGATCGTTGTTTTACCATCGTGACTATCATCTATAGGAACAATCAAACCGCTCGCTCTTCGTCCACCACCAGAGCTTCCATCTACGGCTTTGTGCGAGAAATCATCTTTATTTGAAGGCAGAGGAGCAATCAGTTGCACCGCGGAAGATTTGTTCCAATACTCTTTTCCTTTCTGATGACTATGAGATGAAAGATCGTCTGCTTCCTCTGCTGCTCCTTTCGAGCAAATGCAGCCCATAATAATAATAACTCTGCCTTGGTTTACGCACGCAAATATCCTACTACTCTACAATGATTTAAAACATGACCTTGCACCAAGCATCAAAGATCTCTCTATCACTTGGACAGATTAATCGAGATGAATGCAAATCTAAGTTTTTGCGGCAAGAAACCAAAAGGGGTTCTTCTAAACCCCAAAAAGATTGTGAATTTGGTGAAGAAGTTGGCAAATTCTATAGAAACAAACGCAACAAGGTTTTACTATTCAAGAGCAAACAAATGTTGAGAATCATAGTTGCAGCAGCGGTTCAACAAAACGGAAAATCCGGGGGAAATAAGGAAAAGAAAGATTGTCAATAGAGAGATGGAAAACAAATGATGCAAGATATGGTTTGCATTAGAGTAAAATCAGGAGAACCCTTCAATCTTGGGACAACACACAAATTTGTTATTTCTCTTTTTCTTTATTTAGAAAAAATCCAAATACTTCAAACTGTTTGCATGAAAATGGGATTGTAGTAATAAAGTTGTGATTTGTATTATTTCGCTCTTCAATTTTGTGTGTTTTTGTATGTGAATTTATTTCATTACATAGATTTTAAAATTTTTATGGATATATATGATATTCTCAAAATTGAATCTTATAAGTAAAAAAAAAAAATTACATCTCAACACTAATAGATTTTAATATAATCTTAAAATCAATGAAAACTAAACTTTTCTAATAATAAAGCATTTTGATTGGGATTTAAAATTCTTCACTCCAATAACAATAGATTCTACTCAGATTTTAAAAATTCATAAACAAATAACAGTGAAATCTCAAAATTTTATAATTCCTCTAGAATATTTGATTCATCTAATGAAATTCATCGAAAATAGCTTATATGTAGTTATTGATGCAAAACACAAATGGAAACTATATTTTGAAATAAATAATAGTTATCAATAAACCGGGTCGGTTATAAATAAAAGTTAAAACAGAATGACAACTTCTAAATAAAATCAGATTTGTTTCCATTTGAAATCAAATCAAACGAGGGAGTTATCAGATATCAACCATTAAACCAATATAATTGGTTTACAAAAGTATGTCTTCCTCATTAACATTATTTCTCTACTAGTATTTTATATGACATATAAATTTTCTTAAATTTAATACTGGAAAATCAAAGGATAAAATTTTCAAATAAAAAATAAAAAAATGTTATGTATATATATATATATCCCCTATATACTAATTGAGAATCATTTAAAAATTTGTAACCTTAAGTTTGTATTAATTAAAAAGAGACTCTGCTTATGTGTCACTTAATTAGGATGACAATTTAGCTTACGTGACAACTTAAGAATCAATTAAAAAAAATGTTGGTCCAAATCCAATTACTAAGGAACATAATATTAACAAAAAATATAAAAAGCGTGTTTTCTTTCCTTAAATAAAAGATACGGAATTATTTAATATGATTAATACATATATGGC
Coding sequences within:
- the LOC106343743 gene encoding probable serine/threonine-protein kinase At1g09600, yielding MGCICSKGAAEEADDLSSHSHQKGKEYWNKSSAVQLIAPLPSNKDDFSHKAVDGSSGGGRRASGLIVPIDDSHDGKTTIIERPSRSHRGRRVSDNGKGGGLIISKVPRSAEAELIAAGWPYWLTSVAGEAIKGWVPRRADSFEKLDKIGQGTYSIVYKARDLETGQIVAMKKVRFANMDPESVRFMAREINILRKLDHPNVMKLKCLVTSKLSGSLHLVFDYMEHDLSGLALRPGVKFTEPQIKCFMKQLLCGLEHCHSRGILHRDIKGSNLLVNNDGVLKIGDFGLASFYNPDHEQPLTSRVVTLWYRAPELLLGSTDYGPGIDLWSVGCILAELFVGKPIMPGRTEVEQMHKIFKLCGSPSEDFWETTKFPQATSYRPQHPYKRVLLETFKNLPSSSLALLDRLLSVEPEKRCSASSTLLSEFFTTEPLPCHISSLPKYPPSKELDAKKRNEEAKRKKAEAVKWRGHESARRGGRDSKVTPEFMASGHSNVSINTPYGFKKENGRGKLFSASSSVIHPSLTATLNKNKSSRSSVGEVRANRSNNNVPVITGGYSSSSSQKESVPSREPTTRYMRKKNRMHCSGPLMPPGGNIEDMMKDHERRIQEAVRKSRLEKSVKACA